Proteins from a single region of Mesotoga sp. BH458_6_3_2_1:
- a CDS encoding carbohydrate ABC transporter permease: protein MRKRLKTIDAIKGWSLSGGYLIYTAIFWGYPFVWLVILALSKWNYFTPRKFVWFENFVRLFQDELFWRVVLNTFNFMLYFIPMVLGLSLLFALGLKRVKLFRTFFILAFLVANVSSGVAYSIIFQKLFAINGPLNELTRALFGITIPWFSSPQLATLSIAAMVTWKFIGYYGLILFSGLQAIPESLYEAAELDGAGKTTKFFRITLPLINPSLVMVLVLSLTLTFGIFTEPFLITGGGPMRTTYTFQMLIYTTAFQKINPGYASSLAIVVALLSYGCVILTRKLVEREVEIV from the coding sequence GTGAGGAAGAGATTGAAAACCATCGACGCAATAAAAGGCTGGTCTCTGTCAGGCGGATATCTCATATATACGGCAATTTTTTGGGGATATCCGTTTGTCTGGCTGGTAATTCTTGCCCTTTCAAAATGGAACTACTTCACCCCCAGAAAATTCGTCTGGTTTGAGAATTTCGTAAGGTTGTTCCAAGATGAGCTCTTCTGGAGGGTCGTACTGAACACCTTCAACTTCATGCTGTATTTCATTCCGATGGTTCTCGGTCTCTCCTTGCTTTTTGCTCTTGGCTTGAAGAGAGTCAAGCTATTCCGAACATTTTTCATACTCGCATTTCTCGTAGCAAATGTCTCCTCCGGAGTTGCCTATTCTATAATCTTTCAGAAATTGTTCGCAATAAACGGTCCTCTTAATGAGCTCACAAGAGCCTTATTTGGAATCACCATTCCCTGGTTTAGCAGTCCTCAACTGGCCACTCTATCTATAGCTGCGATGGTGACTTGGAAGTTTATCGGTTATTACGGCCTTATCCTCTTTTCCGGGCTTCAGGCAATCCCCGAAAGTCTCTATGAAGCGGCAGAACTGGATGGCGCAGGGAAAACAACCAAGTTCTTCAGAATCACTCTGCCTCTCATTAATCCCTCTTTAGTTATGGTATTAGTTCTTTCTCTTACCCTTACTTTCGGGATATTCACTGAACCCTTCCTAATCACTGGAGGTGGTCCAATGAGGACTACATACACGTTTCAGATGCTGATATACACCACCGCATTCCAGAAGATAAATCCCGGCTATGCCTCATCACTGGCTATAGTTGTGGCCTTACTAAGCTACGGATGCGTCATACTGACTAGGAAGCTTGTTGAGCGGGAGGTGGAAATTGTATGA
- a CDS encoding carbohydrate ABC transporter permease, with the protein MKKLSTIILYIVLFATSIVWIYPYVWMLLSSFKPTNEIYGGFLPSQFTFENYKFILEAADKMERPFIQALGNSIFISVTVTLGVLVTSALVGFGLSRLSFKGRNAVFNFIIFQMIFPGFLFIVPLYVLIRNLGLIDTRTALILPSLVSAWGIFMFTQSFRAVPNEYLEAARMDGANDLWIITRVLVPLASSTVSIVGLFTFIGIWDNFMWPLIVVSDYTKMPLSVLLASFNMQYGSYLGPVLAGSVLQTMPMVVIFLVFRKYFLQGISMSLK; encoded by the coding sequence ATGAAAAAACTTTCTACGATTATCCTCTACATTGTTCTCTTTGCCACCTCAATTGTATGGATCTATCCATACGTTTGGATGCTATTATCATCGTTCAAACCGACCAACGAGATTTACGGCGGATTTCTTCCAAGTCAGTTCACTTTCGAGAATTACAAGTTCATACTGGAAGCTGCCGACAAAATGGAAAGGCCCTTCATTCAGGCTCTTGGCAATTCTATTTTCATATCGGTAACCGTCACGTTGGGAGTACTAGTAACCTCGGCTCTAGTCGGTTTCGGACTATCCAGGCTGAGTTTCAAAGGAAGAAATGCAGTATTCAATTTCATAATCTTTCAAATGATATTCCCGGGATTTCTCTTCATTGTTCCTTTATATGTCCTTATAAGGAATCTCGGTCTCATTGACACCAGAACAGCTCTCATACTTCCTTCACTCGTATCTGCCTGGGGAATATTCATGTTCACACAGTCCTTCAGAGCAGTACCTAACGAGTACCTAGAAGCGGCCAGAATGGATGGAGCAAATGATCTATGGATAATCACCAGGGTTTTAGTTCCACTTGCAAGTTCAACTGTATCGATCGTAGGTCTCTTCACTTTCATCGGAATATGGGATAATTTCATGTGGCCTCTGATTGTTGTGAGCGACTACACAAAGATGCCGCTTTCAGTACTTCTTGCAAGCTTCAATATGCAGTACGGAAGCTATCTGGGTCCGGTCCTTGCAGGTTCTGTACTTCAAACTATGCCAATGGTAGTAATATTCCTGGTGTTCAGAAAGTACTTCCTTCAAGGAATCTCTATGTCATTGAAATAA